In Halovivax gelatinilyticus, the following are encoded in one genomic region:
- a CDS encoding ABC transporter ATP-binding protein encodes MTLLTIDGLRMYYGSEEGYVRAADDVSFELDRGETLGLVGESGSGKTTIARSIIRLLPDNAEIIDGSIELDGTEITELSDPELRKRVRWTQASMIPQNAMNSFDPVYTVGQQIVQAITYHEDDVSKAEAKARARELFDDLGIEADRVDDYPHQFSGGMAQRAMIALALCLEPKLILADEPTTALDVVIQDRILETIKDMQAEIDSAMILITHDISVVSETSDRIAVCYGGRIVEQADAATIIKAPRHPYTMGLRNAFPDIGDTDEELISIPGTPPNLVDPDEGCRFAPRCPFAQEECWNVTPPPEEFEDGHVVRCHRADEAEELRERAERKETWMDADSRVAHPLQGGEE; translated from the coding sequence ATGACACTACTCACGATCGACGGTCTCCGGATGTACTACGGGAGCGAGGAGGGCTACGTGCGCGCCGCAGACGACGTCAGTTTCGAACTCGACCGGGGCGAGACGCTCGGACTGGTCGGCGAGAGCGGCTCCGGCAAGACGACGATCGCCCGCTCGATCATCCGACTGCTTCCGGACAACGCCGAGATTATAGACGGCTCGATCGAACTCGACGGGACGGAAATCACCGAGTTGAGCGATCCCGAACTCAGAAAGCGGGTCCGGTGGACCCAGGCGTCGATGATTCCCCAGAACGCGATGAACTCGTTCGACCCGGTCTATACCGTCGGTCAACAGATCGTCCAGGCGATCACCTACCACGAAGACGACGTCTCGAAGGCCGAAGCGAAGGCGCGCGCTCGCGAGCTGTTCGACGATCTCGGAATCGAGGCCGATCGCGTCGACGACTACCCACACCAGTTCTCCGGCGGGATGGCCCAGCGTGCGATGATCGCGCTGGCGTTGTGTCTCGAGCCGAAGCTCATCCTGGCCGACGAACCCACGACGGCGCTGGACGTCGTTATTCAGGACCGAATTCTGGAGACGATCAAGGACATGCAAGCCGAGATCGACAGCGCGATGATCCTGATCACCCACGACATCTCGGTGGTCAGCGAGACGTCGGACCGGATCGCCGTCTGTTACGGCGGCCGGATCGTCGAGCAGGCCGACGCGGCTACGATCATCAAAGCGCCCCGCCATCCCTACACGATGGGGCTGCGAAACGCCTTCCCCGACATCGGCGATACTGACGAGGAGCTCATCTCGATTCCCGGAACGCCGCCCAACCTGGTCGACCCGGACGAAGGCTGCCGGTTCGCACCGCGGTGTCCGTTCGCCCAGGAGGAGTGCTGGAACGTCACGCCGCCGCCGGAGGAGTTCGAAGACGGCCACGTCGTCAGGTGTCACCGGGCGGACGAGGCCGAGGAACTGCGCGAACGCGCCGAACGGAAAGAGACGTGGATGGACGCGGATAGCCGGGTCGCTCACCCGTTACAGGGAGGTGAGGAGTGA
- a CDS encoding ABC transporter ATP-binding protein: MSLVSETDESVGSQENVKLRLESVDKHFAVNRGVLSRIFRGESSQYVHAVDGVSLDIAEGEAFGLAGESGCGKTTLGKTAIRLHDPTDGRIIFDGEDITDYSGHELKAFRREAQVIQQNPYESINPRFTVYEWVEEPLIVHGIGSSEERDERVLRTLEMAGLEPAEAYAREYPSELSGGERQRVGIARALVLEPSFLLADEPASMLDVSIRASILDVFERLQNDLGLTALYISHDLSLLKHICDRIGIMYLGQLVEVGPAAEIISNPQHPYTQALVSSVPRIDPDVERERVELVGEVPDAISVPSGCRFNPRCPKVVPPRDVDLDQSVWRSVATLRQDILAGDLAVGDESVAEPPAVLADYEIPLDRLDERTQTILTDALLELTGDDGESIDRLRTELESPCEREPIPTYQATEVQRSKCILHDEAGPYDVGASD; this comes from the coding sequence ATGTCGCTCGTCTCGGAGACGGACGAATCGGTCGGGAGTCAGGAGAACGTAAAACTCCGGCTAGAGAGCGTCGATAAACACTTCGCCGTCAACCGCGGCGTGCTCTCGCGCATTTTTCGCGGCGAGTCCTCGCAGTACGTCCACGCCGTCGACGGCGTGTCGCTCGATATCGCCGAGGGCGAAGCGTTCGGTCTCGCGGGGGAATCGGGTTGTGGGAAGACGACGCTCGGAAAGACCGCGATCAGACTCCACGATCCGACCGACGGCCGAATCATCTTCGACGGCGAGGACATCACCGACTACAGCGGTCACGAGCTGAAGGCGTTCCGCCGCGAGGCGCAGGTCATCCAACAGAATCCCTACGAGTCGATCAACCCCCGGTTTACGGTCTACGAGTGGGTCGAAGAACCGCTGATCGTCCACGGCATCGGATCGAGCGAGGAGCGAGACGAACGCGTCCTCCGGACGCTCGAGATGGCCGGCCTCGAGCCCGCCGAAGCGTACGCCAGGGAGTATCCGAGCGAACTCAGCGGGGGCGAACGCCAGCGCGTCGGCATCGCGCGCGCCCTGGTTCTCGAGCCATCGTTCCTGCTCGCCGACGAACCGGCGAGCATGCTCGACGTCTCCATCCGGGCGAGCATCCTCGACGTCTTCGAACGGCTCCAGAACGATCTCGGACTGACGGCGCTGTACATCAGCCACGATCTCTCGCTGTTGAAACACATCTGCGATCGGATCGGCATCATGTATCTCGGCCAGCTCGTCGAGGTTGGGCCCGCAGCGGAGATCATCTCGAACCCACAGCACCCCTACACGCAGGCGCTCGTTTCGTCCGTTCCCCGGATCGACCCCGACGTCGAGCGCGAGCGCGTCGAACTGGTCGGCGAGGTACCCGACGCGATTTCCGTTCCCTCCGGCTGTCGGTTCAACCCTCGCTGTCCGAAGGTCGTCCCACCGAGAGACGTCGACCTCGACCAATCGGTCTGGCGGTCGGTCGCGACGCTCAGACAGGACATTCTCGCCGGCGACCTGGCCGTCGGCGACGAGTCGGTCGCGGAGCCGCCCGCCGTGCTGGCGGACTACGAGATTCCGCTCGATCGACTGGACGAGCGGACGCAAACGATTCTCACCGACGCGCTACTCGAACTGACGGGCGACGACGGTGAGTCGATCGACCGGCTCCGGACCGAACTCGAGAGTCCCTGCGAGCGCGAACCGATTCCGACCTACCAGGCGACCGAGGTTCAGCGCTCGAAGTGCATCCTCCACGACGAGGCTGGCCCCTACGACGTCGGCGCGTCTGACTGA
- a CDS encoding ABC transporter permease, translating to MGLREYVLRRVFQLVLTLWAFITVLFVLFRAVPGDPTTRFLMDYPDPAIRDARIEELGLDQPLYVQYFEYITALTRGDFGDSTYYNRPVSELIFPLFLNTVVLMFTALLIAYTIGVLFGAAMGWFRGSRFERGGIVATLVARSSPEFWIGIILIWIFVFQLGLLPRAGIGGYGGTLTMNLADRYLNVDFLRHLILPALTGAIFYMATPALLMRNTMLEVLKADFIEMKKAEGLPERTVLYKHAARNSVLPLVTVVAIATGAAMGGSVIIETVFNWPGIGREMVDSVTRNDYPMAMATFFFMGTAVIVMNFVADMAYLYLDPRVSYE from the coding sequence ATGGGATTGAGAGAATACGTACTTCGACGGGTCTTCCAGCTCGTGCTGACGCTGTGGGCCTTTATTACCGTCCTGTTCGTCCTGTTTCGGGCGGTCCCCGGCGATCCGACGACGCGCTTTCTGATGGATTACCCCGATCCCGCGATACGGGACGCTCGCATCGAGGAACTCGGCCTCGATCAGCCGCTCTACGTCCAGTACTTCGAGTACATCACCGCGCTCACGCGCGGCGACTTCGGCGACTCGACGTACTACAACCGCCCGGTCAGCGAACTCATCTTCCCGCTGTTTTTGAACACGGTCGTCCTCATGTTCACCGCCCTGCTGATCGCCTACACGATCGGCGTCCTGTTCGGCGCGGCGATGGGCTGGTTCCGGGGAAGCCGGTTCGAACGCGGCGGTATCGTCGCCACGCTCGTCGCGAGATCATCTCCCGAGTTCTGGATCGGGATCATCCTGATCTGGATCTTCGTCTTCCAGCTCGGGCTACTTCCGCGCGCCGGCATCGGCGGCTACGGCGGAACGCTGACGATGAACCTGGCCGACCGGTATCTCAACGTCGACTTTCTCAGACACCTCATCCTGCCGGCGCTGACAGGCGCCATCTTCTACATGGCGACGCCCGCGCTCTTGATGCGAAACACGATGCTGGAGGTGTTGAAAGCCGACTTCATCGAGATGAAGAAGGCGGAGGGCCTTCCGGAGCGAACGGTCCTCTACAAACACGCCGCACGTAACTCGGTCCTGCCGCTGGTCACCGTCGTCGCGATCGCGACCGGCGCGGCCATGGGCGGGTCTGTCATCATCGAGACCGTGTTCAACTGGCCCGGAATCGGGCGCGAGATGGTCGATTCGGTCACCAGAAACGACTACCCGATGGCGATGGCGACGTTCTTCTTCATGGGAACGGCGGTCATCGTGATGAACTTCGTCGCCGACATGGCGTACCTCTATCTCGACCCGCGGGTGAGCTACGAATGA
- a CDS encoding ABC transporter permease yields MSLETPSDTTEQQVDAVDSRGIRWRRRINALRSWAGAVKEDRLGQIGLLILAVFVFVGIFARPIEVSIGPAYVTLQPFSLAPYEPSARPADGFHGPTWSHPLGTTSLGRDVLSQLLAATRVTLIVGSVAAFMAVFIGANVGIVSAYFGGWVDDILMRITDVIYGIPFLPFAIALVFILGASLTNVIIAIVLILWRGTARVVRSQVLSHKQRPYVESARAIGASHGRIMYVQIMPNVLPLISLYAAFAVAWAVIAEASLSFLGLGPPGMISWGEMIYDVRTEGALREAWWWAFPPGICIMLFVMSVFFIGRSLEKVVNPELRHTAN; encoded by the coding sequence ATGAGCCTCGAAACACCGTCAGATACGACCGAACAGCAGGTCGACGCCGTCGACTCGCGCGGAATTCGATGGCGTCGACGAATCAACGCGCTGCGGAGCTGGGCCGGGGCGGTAAAGGAGGATCGCCTCGGACAGATCGGCTTGCTCATCCTCGCCGTCTTCGTCTTCGTCGGCATCTTCGCGCGGCCGATCGAGGTGTCGATCGGTCCCGCCTACGTGACGCTCCAGCCCTTCTCGCTGGCGCCGTACGAGCCGAGCGCTCGACCGGCGGACGGATTCCACGGACCGACCTGGTCGCACCCGCTCGGGACGACAAGTCTGGGTCGAGACGTCCTCTCGCAACTCCTGGCGGCGACGCGCGTAACGCTGATCGTCGGCTCGGTCGCGGCGTTCATGGCCGTCTTCATCGGCGCGAACGTCGGGATCGTCAGCGCCTACTTCGGCGGCTGGGTCGACGACATCCTGATGCGGATCACCGACGTCATCTACGGCATCCCGTTCCTGCCGTTCGCGATCGCGCTCGTGTTCATCCTCGGTGCGAGCCTCACCAACGTGATCATCGCGATCGTCCTGATCCTCTGGCGCGGAACCGCCCGGGTGGTGCGATCGCAGGTGTTGAGTCACAAGCAACGACCCTACGTCGAGAGCGCCCGAGCGATCGGGGCGAGCCACGGCCGAATCATGTACGTCCAGATCATGCCAAACGTCTTGCCGCTGATCTCGCTGTACGCCGCGTTCGCGGTCGCCTGGGCCGTCATCGCCGAAGCGAGCCTCTCGTTTCTCGGACTCGGTCCGCCGGGGATGATCTCCTGGGGCGAGATGATTTACGACGTTCGCACGGAGGGCGCGCTTCGCGAGGCCTGGTGGTGGGCCTTCCCGCCCGGCATCTGCATCATGCTGTTCGTGATGTCGGTGTTCTTCATCGGGCGCTCGCTGGAGAAGGTCGTCAACCCCGAACTGAGACACACGGCAAACTAA
- a CDS encoding ethylbenzene dehydrogenase-related protein, producing MSRDWYPKTARKNLHTKIAYTDRRIYVRFRWAQPDPGGWIHDMLVYRDGRWQQFADPSPWVTSDDRDDHTGFYEDRVSFLLDDGSVTGFEEFGGWLTAHSGIRSLPSAVSATDVDGHGHFGSDGLGKSDVRKFIPQACAGEWWENDWKTVRPQGELDQLKADGVFLDLPMWRAHRSDPLGYGTDHHVLDYRHGDQGRNTYTSQSWDPKAGPEYMWDPAVVADGALDYGSIRAGDIPEQGVDTYALELDDAVPFDPAVAEWEGAMIPRRPLQQPRGSAADWRATGTWADGEWTVEMWRELTTDHPADTKQLEPGGVYTWTPAVHHGAGTRWHWVGYPYKLGLGVEPDYVGDRHTAGTTELVATHVEDRPDWREIDGYTIPLVFPGILVWDDLVASSHPKSDEIRNAEVTMWELYENDPESILRRR from the coding sequence GTGAGCCGCGACTGGTACCCGAAAACCGCGCGCAAGAATCTCCACACTAAGATCGCGTACACCGATCGGCGGATCTACGTTCGGTTTCGGTGGGCTCAACCGGACCCCGGCGGCTGGATTCACGACATGCTCGTCTATCGGGACGGTCGCTGGCAGCAGTTCGCCGATCCCTCACCGTGGGTGACGAGTGACGATCGTGACGACCACACGGGATTCTACGAAGACCGGGTGAGCTTCTTGCTGGACGACGGTTCGGTGACCGGGTTCGAGGAGTTCGGTGGCTGGCTCACTGCCCACTCGGGGATACGATCGCTGCCAAGCGCCGTTTCAGCCACCGATGTCGACGGGCACGGTCACTTCGGCTCGGACGGGTTGGGGAAGTCTGACGTTCGAAAGTTCATCCCGCAGGCGTGTGCGGGCGAGTGGTGGGAAAACGACTGGAAAACAGTCCGCCCGCAGGGCGAACTCGACCAACTAAAAGCCGACGGGGTCTTCCTCGACCTGCCGATGTGGCGGGCCCACCGAAGCGATCCGCTCGGCTACGGGACCGACCACCACGTCCTCGACTATCGACACGGTGACCAGGGGCGGAACACGTACACCTCCCAGTCGTGGGACCCGAAAGCGGGTCCGGAATACATGTGGGACCCGGCGGTCGTGGCTGATGGTGCGCTGGATTACGGGTCCATCAGAGCGGGTGACATCCCAGAACAGGGCGTCGACACGTACGCGCTGGAACTCGACGACGCCGTCCCGTTCGACCCCGCCGTCGCGGAGTGGGAGGGTGCGATGATCCCGCGCCGACCCCTCCAGCAACCCCGCGGAAGCGCTGCCGACTGGCGGGCCACCGGCACCTGGGCGGACGGCGAGTGGACCGTCGAGATGTGGCGCGAGTTGACAACCGACCATCCCGCGGACACCAAACAGCTCGAACCGGGCGGAGTGTACACCTGGACTCCCGCGGTCCACCACGGTGCCGGAACCCGGTGGCACTGGGTCGGCTACCCGTACAAACTCGGCCTCGGGGTCGAACCGGACTACGTCGGCGACCGACACACGGCGGGGACGACCGAACTCGTCGCGACGCACGTCGAGGACCGCCCCGACTGGCGCGAGATCGACGGCTACACCATTCCGCTCGTTTTCCCCGGTATCCTCGTCTGGGACGACCTCGTCGCCTCGTCTCACCCCAAATCTGACGAGATCAGAAACGCCGAGGTCACCATGTGGGAACTGTACGAGAACGATCCCGAGTCGATCCTCCGCCGACGCTGA
- a CDS encoding replication factor A (Replication protein A protects and stabilize the intermediate ssDNA that is generated by the unwinding action of a DNA helicase at the replication fork. In addition, SSBs prevent the formation of secondary structures by single-stranded template DNA.), with amino-acid sequence MSDVSQHADDIHAQFSDHLDVDVSDVEDRLTTLIDEYKVPVEEARRSVTNHYLEQAGLEREDIASGSSQRVELAEIDEPEQWVDVTVKVIELWEPRSDAVAQVGLLGDPSGTIKFTKWAKSELPSLDEGEVYSLKNVVTDEYQGRYSIKLNKTTVIEELDDDIEVGDDTSEIEGAMVAMQSGSGLIKRCPDDDCTRVIQNGRCSEHGEVEGEFDLRIKGVVDDGIDAHEVIFDEASTEALTGISLEEAKEMAMDALDTTIVADEIADEIIGNYYRIEGPTFGRYVLADEVTELTEPADPDPLLIRARSM; translated from the coding sequence ATGAGCGACGTAAGCCAGCATGCGGACGACATACACGCGCAGTTTTCAGACCATCTCGACGTCGACGTGAGCGACGTCGAGGACAGACTCACGACGCTGATCGACGAGTACAAGGTCCCCGTCGAGGAGGCCCGGCGTAGCGTCACGAACCACTACCTCGAACAGGCCGGGCTCGAGCGCGAGGACATCGCCAGCGGCTCCAGCCAGCGCGTCGAACTCGCCGAGATAGACGAACCGGAGCAGTGGGTGGACGTCACGGTGAAGGTCATCGAACTCTGGGAGCCCCGGAGCGACGCCGTCGCGCAAGTCGGTTTGCTCGGCGATCCAAGCGGGACGATCAAGTTCACCAAGTGGGCGAAATCGGAGCTACCCTCGCTCGACGAGGGCGAGGTCTACTCGCTCAAGAACGTCGTCACCGACGAGTACCAGGGCCGGTACTCGATCAAGCTCAACAAGACGACCGTCATCGAGGAACTCGACGACGACATCGAGGTCGGCGACGACACCTCCGAAATCGAGGGCGCGATGGTCGCCATGCAGAGCGGCTCCGGGCTGATCAAGCGCTGTCCCGACGACGACTGCACCCGCGTCATCCAGAACGGACGCTGTTCGGAACACGGCGAGGTCGAAGGCGAGTTCGACCTCCGCATCAAGGGCGTCGTCGACGACGGAATCGACGCCCACGAAGTCATCTTCGACGAGGCGTCGACGGAGGCGCTCACGGGTATCTCGCTCGAGGAGGCCAAGGAGATGGCGATGGACGCCCTCGACACGACGATCGTCGCAGACGAGATCGCAGACGAGATCATCGGAAACTACTACCGCATCGAGGGCCCGACGTTCGGACGATACGTCCTCGCAGACGAGGTCACGGAGCTGACCGAGCCGGCGGATCCCGATCCCCTGCTGATCAGAGCGAGGTCGATGTAA
- a CDS encoding DUF7130 family rubredoxin-like protein — protein sequence MSTPPEGPTQRDELRNKEETELPIGESSEPETRGSTLWRCGDCGEMGALADSLPAECPACAAPREVLFYWEED from the coding sequence ATGTCCACCCCACCCGAAGGGCCGACCCAGCGCGACGAACTGCGAAACAAGGAGGAGACCGAACTTCCGATCGGCGAATCCAGCGAGCCGGAAACGCGCGGCTCGACGCTCTGGCGGTGTGGCGACTGCGGCGAAATGGGAGCGCTCGCCGATTCGCTGCCCGCCGAGTGTCCGGCGTGTGCGGCCCCGCGGGAGGTACTGTTCTACTGGGAGGAAGATTGA
- a CDS encoding RPA family protein, whose amino-acid sequence MSQADLTREVARRVFASEFNDATYTFKESDDERAPNYALLPTGDRANRVFAVGTLTETEDVGDESEYWRGRVVDPTGTFFAYAGQYQPEAAAILRDAEPPEYVAVVGKPRTYEPDDGSITVSLRPESITIVDEAIRDRWVVETATRTLDRIEAYQEWESTREDPDGGSTAPTNEYAQLAREHYDSPVENYRQDVIQAVESLDELEATA is encoded by the coding sequence ATGAGTCAAGCAGATCTCACCCGCGAAGTCGCCCGACGCGTCTTCGCCTCGGAATTCAACGACGCGACGTACACGTTCAAAGAATCGGACGACGAGCGCGCGCCCAACTACGCGCTGTTGCCCACCGGCGATCGCGCCAACCGCGTCTTCGCCGTCGGCACTCTCACCGAGACCGAGGACGTCGGCGACGAGAGCGAGTACTGGCGCGGCCGCGTGGTCGATCCGACGGGCACGTTCTTCGCCTACGCCGGCCAGTACCAGCCCGAAGCCGCCGCAATTCTCCGCGATGCGGAACCGCCGGAATACGTCGCCGTGGTCGGCAAGCCGCGCACCTACGAACCGGACGACGGCTCGATCACCGTCTCGCTGCGTCCGGAATCGATCACGATCGTCGACGAGGCGATCCGCGACCGCTGGGTCGTCGAGACCGCAACCCGCACCCTAGACCGGATCGAGGCCTACCAGGAGTGGGAATCGACGCGCGAGGACCCCGACGGCGGATCGACCGCCCCGACGAACGAGTACGCCCAGCTCGCTCGCGAGCACTACGACTCGCCGGTCGAGAACTACCGCCAGGACGTCATCCAGGCCGTAGAGAGCTTAGACGAACTCGAAGCGACGGCCTGA
- a CDS encoding DUF7091 family protein encodes MSNRRRLDRFLRSKLQEAGEQYASIRTTADGQLAEAKEAYRTARNARGLPSDEEGRAKIVCRRYAERRAVMLDEEYRPACYEADHPDCEGCVEDVRAGRIETW; translated from the coding sequence ATGTCCAACCGGCGCCGGCTCGATCGATTTCTCCGATCGAAACTCCAGGAAGCGGGCGAGCAGTACGCCTCGATCCGAACCACTGCCGACGGTCAGCTGGCCGAAGCCAAGGAGGCCTACCGGACGGCCAGGAACGCCCGTGGACTCCCCAGCGACGAGGAAGGGCGCGCGAAAATCGTCTGCCGGCGCTACGCCGAGCGCCGGGCCGTTATGCTCGACGAGGAGTACCGACCCGCGTGTTACGAAGCCGACCACCCCGACTGCGAGGGCTGCGTCGAGGACGTCCGGGCTGGTCGGATCGAAACGTGGTGA
- a CDS encoding DUF367 family protein, with translation MEVHVYYEGDDDPKKCTARRLERFDETVLHRQMKAVPYGVVLNPHAERALSPADREAALDTLVALDCSWESAEEAAFSMPGEHRALPFLVAANPVNFGRPFKLTTAEAIAAGLWILGEPDHAESVLEPFRWGETFLEMNAEPLRRYAACEDSTEVVAVQDEYLAEE, from the coding sequence GTGGAAGTCCACGTCTACTACGAGGGTGACGACGACCCGAAGAAGTGTACGGCCAGACGGCTAGAACGCTTCGACGAGACCGTCCTCCACCGGCAGATGAAGGCGGTTCCCTACGGAGTCGTCCTCAATCCACACGCCGAGCGGGCGCTCTCACCGGCCGACCGCGAGGCCGCCCTTGACACCCTCGTCGCCCTCGATTGCTCGTGGGAATCGGCCGAGGAGGCCGCCTTCTCGATGCCCGGCGAACACCGCGCCCTGCCGTTTCTCGTCGCCGCGAACCCGGTCAACTTCGGCCGACCGTTCAAATTGACGACCGCCGAGGCGATCGCGGCCGGGCTGTGGATCCTCGGCGAACCCGACCACGCCGAATCGGTGCTCGAACCGTTTCGCTGGGGCGAGACGTTTCTCGAGATGAACGCCGAACCACTGCGCCGGTACGCCGCGTGCGAGGATTCGACCGAGGTGGTGGCGGTACAAGACGAGTATCTGGCCGAGGAGTGA